A portion of the Actomonas aquatica genome contains these proteins:
- a CDS encoding flagellar hook-basal body protein, with protein sequence MSLIGTLTSGVSAMRSFTKGLEVIGNNISNVNTTGYKASSASFADSFSNTIRGSAPSSGTSSNTSAVQVGTGVRVAGINSRFTQGALTTTGSETDLGISGAGFFVVENPVDGEQFATRAGNFRTDDQGYLVSSQGYRVQGLTGGSAGVAPATLGDVIIGSNPPAGETLKSFSIDKLGNVVEFYSDGSSATTNRILLQNYNDPSALQKQGDNLFNGFAAAGIIGNNPMDGTTNGPGEGGLGSIQSGTLELSNVDLTEEFANMITAQRSFQASSRLVTVSDTVLEDIVNLKR encoded by the coding sequence ATGTCTCTTATCGGCACTCTCACCTCCGGCGTCTCCGCCATGCGCAGCTTCACCAAAGGCCTCGAGGTCATTGGTAACAATATCTCCAACGTGAACACGACCGGCTACAAGGCGTCCTCCGCCTCCTTCGCCGACAGTTTTTCGAACACGATTCGCGGTTCGGCCCCGTCCTCCGGCACCTCCTCCAACACGTCCGCCGTGCAGGTGGGCACGGGTGTGCGGGTCGCGGGCATCAACTCCCGCTTCACCCAGGGCGCGCTGACCACCACCGGCAGCGAGACCGATCTCGGCATCTCCGGAGCCGGTTTCTTCGTGGTGGAAAACCCGGTCGACGGTGAGCAGTTCGCCACCCGCGCCGGCAACTTCCGCACCGATGACCAGGGTTACCTCGTGAGCTCGCAGGGTTACCGCGTGCAGGGCCTCACCGGTGGTTCCGCGGGTGTTGCTCCCGCCACCCTCGGTGACGTCATCATCGGGTCCAACCCGCCCGCGGGTGAAACCCTGAAATCCTTCTCGATCGATAAGCTCGGCAACGTGGTTGAGTTCTACTCCGACGGTTCCTCCGCCACCACCAATCGCATCCTGCTGCAGAACTACAACGATCCGAGCGCGCTGCAGAAGCAGGGCGACAACCTCTTCAACGGTTTCGCCGCCGCCGGCATCATCGGCAACAACCCGATGGACGGCACCACCAACGGCCCGGGCGAGGGCGGTCTCGGCTCCATCCAGTCCGGCACCCTCGAGCTCTCCAACGTCGATCTCACCGAGGAGTTCGCCAACATGATCACGGCGCAGCGCTCCTTCCAGGCATCCTCCCGTCTCGTCACCGTGTCCGACACCGTGCTCGAGGACATCGTCAACCTGAAGCGGTAA
- a CDS encoding FliH/SctL family protein has protein sequence MPTSTLIRFDRPLRGARISGQLAPVSHEDMEKARTEAYQQGQDAARAFADQQMVEVRTELQALQDGIFRALGEIEPSLVQQVREALPELVLESTRRLLEGFEPDPDQVSRICQDTLEQLYPETNNLELRLSSRDADLLDKLSPDWLRRYPEMRITRDSHLRPGDCVVHSRFGVTDARLDAKLQNLGHELLGANG, from the coding sequence ATGCCCACCTCCACTCTCATTCGCTTTGACCGCCCGCTGCGCGGCGCCCGTATTTCCGGGCAGCTCGCGCCGGTCTCGCATGAGGACATGGAGAAGGCGCGCACCGAGGCGTATCAGCAGGGGCAGGACGCCGCCCGCGCTTTCGCCGACCAGCAGATGGTCGAGGTGCGCACGGAGTTGCAGGCCCTGCAGGACGGCATCTTTCGTGCCCTCGGTGAGATCGAACCAAGTCTCGTGCAACAGGTCCGCGAGGCCCTGCCGGAGCTCGTGCTCGAGTCCACCCGCCGCCTGCTGGAAGGCTTCGAACCCGACCCGGATCAGGTCAGCCGCATCTGCCAGGACACGCTCGAACAGCTGTATCCAGAAACCAACAACCTCGAGCTGCGCCTCAGTTCCCGCGACGCCGATCTGCTCGACAAGCTCAGCCCCGACTGGCTGCGCCGCTACCCGGAGATGCGCATCACCCGCGACAGCCACCTGCGCCCCGGCGACTGCGTGGTGCACAGCCGCTTCGGCGTCACCGATGCCCGCCTCGACGCCAAGCTGCAGAACCTCGGCCATGAACTCCTCGGCGCCAACGGCTGA
- the fliJ gene encoding flagellar export protein FliJ, whose product MKRFTFSLQAVSTVRVWKEAKAREALAAAVQAYVDAEEHLAALHEEAEELEAIVRRARENHFKPADQAAFLHAYSVAANAIIEGETQVAEANEKLEAARADWRDARAGLKAVEALEKRAREKHRLETAREEQALLDERAAAIHARTGGLYS is encoded by the coding sequence ATGAAACGTTTCACCTTTTCCCTGCAGGCTGTCTCCACCGTGCGCGTGTGGAAGGAAGCCAAAGCCCGCGAAGCCCTCGCCGCCGCCGTTCAAGCCTACGTGGATGCCGAAGAACACCTCGCCGCGCTCCATGAGGAAGCCGAGGAACTCGAGGCCATCGTGCGCCGCGCCCGTGAGAATCACTTCAAGCCGGCCGACCAGGCCGCCTTCCTCCACGCCTACAGCGTCGCCGCCAACGCCATCATCGAAGGCGAGACGCAGGTGGCCGAAGCCAACGAAAAACTCGAAGCCGCCCGTGCCGACTGGCGCGATGCGCGCGCCGGCCTCAAGGCCGTCGAAGCCCTCGAGAAACGCGCCCGCGAAAAACACCGCCTCGAGACCGCCCGCGAAGAGCAGGCCCTGCTCGATGAGCGCGCCGCCGCCATCCACGCCCGCACCGGTGGGCTCTACTCCTGA
- a CDS encoding flagellar basal body-associated FliL family protein: MSDTPEAAPAGAAPAKADKMPLIALVAALVLAPAITFGVAKFVLIPALKAELNPDAAHGDEHAEEVEEHAEEGGGGHGGGGHGEGGEAAGDPKTYAFENMVVNLAGTMGTRYLKCSFVVTGRDGGLRSAFDSRKVQLTDVTLSVLSSLSLVELEEAGAKNLLRERLVNSYNQALGKALAEQVYFSDFVIQ, encoded by the coding sequence ATGTCTGATACACCCGAAGCCGCTCCCGCCGGCGCCGCGCCGGCCAAGGCCGACAAGATGCCACTCATCGCGCTGGTGGCTGCGTTGGTGCTCGCGCCCGCGATCACCTTCGGCGTCGCGAAGTTTGTCCTCATTCCCGCGCTCAAGGCGGAGCTCAATCCCGATGCCGCGCATGGGGACGAGCACGCCGAGGAAGTCGAAGAGCACGCCGAAGAAGGCGGTGGTGGTCACGGCGGCGGTGGTCATGGCGAGGGAGGGGAAGCCGCCGGCGATCCCAAAACCTACGCCTTCGAAAACATGGTCGTGAACCTCGCCGGCACCATGGGCACGCGCTACCTGAAGTGCTCCTTCGTGGTCACCGGTCGCGACGGCGGCCTGCGCTCCGCCTTCGATTCCCGCAAGGTGCAGCTCACCGATGTCACCCTCTCCGTGCTGTCCTCCCTTTCGCTGGTCGAACTCGAGGAAGCCGGGGCCAAGAACCTCCTGCGCGAGCGACTGGTTAACTCCTACAACCAGGCCCTCGGCAAGGCCCTCGCCGAACAAGTCTATTTCTCGGACTTCGTTATCCAGTAA
- the flgC gene encoding flagellar basal body rod protein FlgC, which translates to MNLISGVDVSASALNAQRTRLDVVAQNIANAHTTRGPDGKAYQRQIVAFETELMHRTHGSPLAGIKIAGITQDQTPGQQVNDPQHPDANAEGMVTMPNVNLAFEMVDLITASRAYEANLSVVRNAKQMAMKALQIGR; encoded by the coding sequence ATGAACCTAATCTCTGGAGTCGACGTTTCCGCCAGCGCCCTCAACGCGCAGCGCACCCGTCTGGACGTGGTCGCGCAAAACATTGCCAACGCCCACACCACCCGCGGGCCCGACGGCAAGGCCTACCAACGCCAGATCGTCGCCTTTGAGACTGAGCTCATGCATCGCACCCACGGGTCGCCGCTCGCCGGGATCAAGATTGCTGGCATCACCCAGGACCAGACTCCCGGTCAACAGGTCAACGACCCGCAGCATCCCGATGCCAACGCCGAAGGCATGGTCACCATGCCCAACGTCAACCTCGCCTTTGAAATGGTCGACCTCATCACCGCCTCCCGCGCCTACGAGGCCAACCTCTCCGTCGTCCGCAACGCCAAACAGATGGCCATGAAGGCCCTGCAGATCGGGCGATGA
- the flgB gene encoding flagellar basal body rod protein FlgB, which yields MISPVSQSTNFALAAKLLDAAVMRQEAIATNIANAETPGYKRVDINPDFARELETRMGSGSTPAELRGLRLELKTDENARTMRKDGNTVEVEKEILEMNRNTVAYEFLTDYVSSSFKSLKFAITGRG from the coding sequence ATGATCAGCCCTGTTTCGCAATCCACCAATTTCGCCCTCGCCGCCAAACTCCTTGATGCGGCGGTCATGCGGCAGGAGGCGATTGCCACCAACATCGCGAATGCCGAGACGCCGGGCTACAAACGGGTCGATATCAACCCGGATTTCGCCCGCGAATTGGAGACGCGCATGGGCTCCGGCTCCACCCCCGCCGAGCTTCGCGGTCTGCGGCTGGAACTGAAAACCGACGAGAACGCCCGCACCATGCGCAAGGACGGCAACACCGTCGAAGTGGAGAAGGAGATCCTCGAGATGAACCGCAACACCGTGGCCTACGAGTTCCTCACCGACTACGTGAGCAGCAGCTTCAAGTCCCTCAAATTCGCCATCACCGGCCGCGGCTGA
- the fliF gene encoding flagellar basal-body MS-ring/collar protein FliF, translated as MKSFLSSLAGLWKELGANQRVSLVVAAVAVIGGLTALTVWSNRPDMQLLFGRLTEKDAAAIVSSLQGQGIPYEVSNGGSAVYVPSEHVHRLRMDLASRGLPSGEGVGFEIFDKNQFGLSDFIQRTNYLRALQGELARTIAQLDGVRSARVMIVQPENRLLLTEQGIRPSASVFLEVSSNRLDSEAVNSVRHLVANSVQGLTPDEVAVIDQKGRVLSAELEEDPMLANASSQIRYRQQVEDYFAKKVETMLKPVVGEGNVVVRVSADIDTEAATLTEERYDPEAQVVRSQTVTEDTSNSQEARAGGNLVGVTANTPGAGGNEAPGGGPTSVNEQARTTRTTAYEINRVLTNITRTPGTVKRLTAAVFVAPLPADEAGEPIVRTEEQLNELRRIVVNALGLRAEEGQDLNELVTLTEMPFASSPIIEEVSKMEQVTRLQPLIDLGMRIGGFLLAGFLMMTFWRQLKKARPEPVPLEVLRYADEAKNKSEKSGALTPELLTELIRQKPENVSTALRDWAGSSNN; from the coding sequence ATGAAGTCCTTCCTCTCCTCCCTTGCCGGTCTTTGGAAAGAACTGGGTGCCAACCAACGGGTTTCCCTCGTGGTGGCGGCCGTCGCCGTGATCGGCGGGCTCACCGCGCTCACCGTCTGGTCCAATCGCCCCGACATGCAGTTGCTTTTCGGTCGGCTCACGGAGAAGGACGCCGCCGCCATCGTATCCAGTCTGCAAGGACAGGGCATTCCCTACGAAGTCTCCAACGGTGGTTCTGCCGTCTATGTGCCGTCCGAGCACGTGCATCGCCTGCGCATGGATCTCGCCTCCCGCGGTCTTCCCTCCGGTGAAGGCGTCGGCTTTGAGATTTTCGACAAGAACCAGTTCGGCCTCTCCGATTTCATCCAACGCACCAACTACCTGCGCGCCCTCCAGGGCGAACTCGCCCGCACCATCGCCCAACTCGACGGCGTGCGCTCCGCCCGCGTCATGATCGTGCAGCCGGAAAACCGCCTCCTGCTCACCGAGCAGGGCATTCGCCCCAGCGCCTCCGTCTTCTTGGAAGTGTCCAGCAACCGGCTCGACAGCGAAGCGGTGAACTCCGTGCGCCACCTCGTGGCCAACTCCGTGCAGGGCCTCACCCCTGACGAGGTCGCCGTCATCGACCAGAAGGGCCGCGTGCTCTCCGCCGAGCTCGAAGAAGATCCCATGCTCGCCAACGCTTCCTCCCAGATCCGCTACCGCCAGCAGGTCGAGGACTACTTTGCCAAGAAGGTCGAAACCATGCTCAAGCCCGTCGTGGGTGAGGGCAACGTGGTCGTGCGCGTCTCGGCCGACATCGACACCGAAGCCGCCACCCTCACCGAAGAGCGCTATGATCCGGAAGCCCAGGTTGTCCGCTCGCAGACCGTCACCGAAGACACCTCCAACTCCCAGGAAGCCCGCGCCGGTGGCAACCTCGTCGGGGTGACCGCCAACACCCCCGGCGCCGGCGGCAACGAGGCTCCCGGCGGCGGTCCCACCTCGGTCAACGAGCAGGCCCGCACCACCCGCACCACCGCCTACGAAATTAACCGCGTGCTCACCAACATCACCCGCACCCCGGGCACGGTGAAGCGCCTCACCGCCGCCGTATTCGTCGCGCCACTACCTGCGGACGAAGCCGGTGAACCGATCGTGCGCACCGAGGAACAGCTCAACGAGCTGCGCCGCATCGTGGTCAACGCCCTGGGCCTGCGCGCCGAGGAAGGCCAGGACCTCAACGAACTCGTCACGCTCACCGAGATGCCCTTTGCCTCCTCTCCGATCATTGAGGAAGTGTCCAAGATGGAACAGGTCACCCGCCTGCAGCCGCTCATCGATCTGGGCATGCGCATTGGAGGGTTCCTGCTCGCCGGCTTCCTCATGATGACCTTCTGGCGCCAGCTCAAGAAGGCCCGCCCCGAGCCCGTGCCGCTCGAGGTCCTGCGCTACGCCGACGAAGCCAAGAACAAGTCCGAAAAGAGCGGAGCCCTCACCCCGGAACTGCTCACCGAACTCATCCGCCAAAAGCCCGAGAACGTTTCCACCGCCCTGCGCGACTGGGCCGGTTCCTCCAATAACTGA
- the fliE gene encoding flagellar hook-basal body complex protein FliE, which translates to MSLISSLGSIAGNIGMRQPTLTRIDQPQAPTLRPSGPASLPGADTAASFGKLIDAVESKQLESAAAARDVMLGRSDQIHQSVIAMQEASVSLSLMVETRNKLVEGYQELMRMPV; encoded by the coding sequence ATGTCGCTCATCAGCTCCCTCGGATCCATCGCCGGCAACATCGGTATGCGTCAACCGACGCTCACCCGCATCGACCAGCCGCAGGCTCCGACCCTGCGTCCCTCCGGTCCGGCGAGCCTCCCGGGCGCCGATACCGCCGCTTCCTTCGGCAAGCTGATCGATGCGGTCGAGTCCAAGCAACTCGAGTCCGCCGCCGCCGCCCGCGATGTGATGCTCGGTCGTTCCGACCAGATTCACCAAAGCGTCATCGCCATGCAGGAGGCCTCGGTCTCGCTCAGTCTCATGGTCGAGACCCGCAACAAACTCGTCGAGGGCTACCAGGAACTCATGCGCATGCCGGTCTGA
- the fliG gene encoding flagellar motor switch protein FliG, which translates to MADIDYTKLNKQQKLALFLIIIGPETAAEVLREFDEVEIEALCREMNQFTMVPDDIRQKVAEEFTPVIGKSVASTRGGIDYARDALTRSHGDYKANAILGRVGLAPTGTTVDMVNDLSEMDARQIFNLIKNEQPQTISFILSYLPGNKSSEVFSLFGPEQREEILERLGIIESTSVELVTKIVRNIGKHFDKKTQPSYHNSGGVRSVADLLNGLDKETSKNLLGRLEERNPTLGSAIRRKLFSFDDLSRLTPSDLQRVLREVESSSLAVAMKSAPESLREKIYGAISKRAAESLKDEIDMLGPVRVKDVETAQDGIIQIVRRLEEEGAIATDGADAAVVA; encoded by the coding sequence ATGGCCGATATCGACTACACCAAACTCAACAAACAGCAGAAGCTCGCGCTGTTCCTGATCATCATTGGTCCGGAAACCGCCGCCGAGGTGCTGCGCGAGTTCGATGAGGTGGAGATCGAGGCCCTGTGCCGTGAGATGAACCAGTTCACCATGGTGCCCGACGATATCCGTCAAAAGGTGGCCGAAGAGTTTACGCCGGTCATCGGCAAGAGCGTCGCCTCCACCCGCGGTGGCATCGACTACGCTCGTGACGCCCTCACGCGCTCCCACGGCGACTACAAAGCCAACGCCATCCTCGGCCGCGTGGGCCTCGCTCCCACCGGCACCACCGTCGACATGGTCAACGACCTGTCCGAAATGGATGCCCGGCAGATTTTTAATCTGATCAAGAACGAGCAGCCACAGACGATTTCCTTCATCCTGTCCTACCTGCCCGGCAACAAGTCATCGGAGGTCTTCAGCCTCTTCGGCCCGGAGCAGCGCGAGGAGATTCTCGAGCGCCTCGGCATCATCGAGAGCACCTCCGTCGAGCTCGTCACCAAGATCGTGCGCAACATCGGCAAGCACTTCGACAAGAAGACCCAGCCGAGCTACCACAACAGCGGTGGCGTGCGTTCGGTGGCCGACCTCCTCAACGGTCTCGACAAAGAGACCTCCAAGAACCTTCTCGGCCGCCTCGAAGAGCGCAACCCGACCCTCGGCTCGGCCATCCGCCGGAAGCTCTTCAGCTTCGACGATCTCAGCCGCCTCACGCCGTCGGACCTGCAGCGCGTCCTGCGCGAGGTCGAGTCCTCCAGCCTCGCGGTGGCAATGAAGTCCGCCCCCGAATCGCTGCGCGAAAAGATCTACGGCGCCATCTCCAAGCGCGCCGCCGAATCCCTCAAAGACGAGATCGATATGCTCGGCCCGGTGCGCGTCAAAGACGTCGAGACCGCGCAGGACGGCATCATTCAAATCGTCCGCCGCCTCGAAGAAGAAGGCGCCATCGCAACCGACGGCGCCGATGCCGCGGTGGTCGCGTAG
- a CDS encoding flagellar hook capping FlgD N-terminal domain-containing protein yields the protein MPSVNSTTYMPAASMGPADNAATTRVPKQALGQEDFLKLLTVQMTKQDPMKPMEDTAFIAQMAQFSSLEQMNSLTNDFARLRLDQQMTTASNLIGREVTVDDGEAFTTGIVEAVDNSSVDGVTVVINGQSYDLSTVTRIAPPSVTDPDTF from the coding sequence ATGCCTTCTGTAAATTCCACCACTTACATGCCCGCCGCCAGCATGGGCCCCGCGGACAACGCCGCCACCACGCGTGTGCCGAAGCAGGCCCTCGGGCAGGAAGACTTTCTCAAGCTGCTCACCGTGCAGATGACCAAGCAGGATCCGATGAAGCCGATGGAAGACACCGCCTTCATCGCGCAGATGGCGCAGTTCAGCTCCCTCGAGCAAATGAACTCGCTCACCAACGATTTCGCCCGCCTGCGCCTCGATCAGCAGATGACGACGGCCAGCAACCTCATCGGTCGTGAAGTCACCGTCGACGACGGTGAAGCCTTCACCACCGGCATCGTCGAAGCGGTGGACAACTCCTCCGTCGACGGCGTCACCGTGGTCATCAACGGCCAGAGCTACGACCTCTCCACCGTCACCCGCATCGCGCCTCCATCCGTCACGGATCCCGACACCTTCTAA
- a CDS encoding MotE family protein, with product MKKLFPALTVLIGAGVGPSVGLFVFVKGAAPYIREAAAAQGEHMEAVIIPKKPWDFWTFEIEKLSDELEGKLTDLADREADLVAREARMAAAMQELDVARSEIDALRAQLTRHVGELKESEMKNIRTLAATYGDMKPKAALPLLRELSDDTIIKILAVWKPDNVRPLLDEISKNAAADPEMVQRAGIWSERLRLLPRDPVKG from the coding sequence ATGAAAAAACTTTTCCCCGCACTTACGGTTTTGATCGGTGCCGGCGTCGGCCCGAGCGTCGGCCTCTTCGTGTTCGTGAAGGGAGCCGCGCCTTACATCCGCGAAGCCGCCGCGGCCCAGGGCGAACACATGGAGGCCGTGATCATTCCCAAGAAGCCGTGGGACTTCTGGACGTTTGAGATCGAAAAACTCTCCGACGAACTCGAAGGCAAACTCACCGATCTCGCCGACCGCGAAGCCGATCTCGTCGCCCGCGAGGCCCGCATGGCCGCCGCGATGCAGGAACTCGACGTCGCACGTTCGGAGATCGATGCCCTGCGCGCCCAGCTCACCCGCCATGTAGGTGAGCTGAAGGAATCGGAGATGAAAAACATCCGCACCCTCGCGGCGACCTACGGCGACATGAAGCCCAAGGCCGCGCTGCCCCTCCTGCGTGAACTCTCCGATGACACGATCATCAAAATCCTCGCCGTGTGGAAACCGGACAACGTGCGTCCGCTGCTCGACGAAATTTCCAAAAACGCCGCCGCCGATCCCGAGATGGTGCAACGCGCCGGTATTTGGTCCGAACGCCTGCGCCTGCTGCCGCGCGACCCCGTCAAAGGCTAG
- a CDS encoding FliI/YscN family ATPase translates to MTTAATRPSADLRVFVDALRSQVKHAPVTRRVGRVTGVTGLVIESDGPNVGLGELCRLTSDRGDFSVTAEVVGFRGERVLLMPLGETAGLHAGCEVTACDRPPLPKPGPGLLGRVVDALGKPFDGLGVIPTMRGDASASNVPHPLRRQRIKDPFVTGVRALDTFTPMGKGQRVGIFAGSGVGKSTLLGMIARNCEADAVVIALVGERGREVREFIEKDLGEAGLARSVVVVATSDTPAPLRLRAAFTATAIAEQLRDEGKNVLLLMDSVTRFAMAQREIGLAIGEPPATRGYTPSVFAMLPRLLERSGAGERGAITALYTVLVEGDDMNEPVADAVRGILDGHVVLSRALAHANHFPAIDVLESVSRLVGDVCAPEDRDAVSKAREHLAVYRKNEDLITVGAYQKGANPGLDAAVRRQPGIVKFLRQGIHEHTERDASFTQLKELI, encoded by the coding sequence GTGACCACCGCCGCCACCAGACCTTCCGCCGATCTCCGCGTGTTCGTCGACGCATTGCGCTCCCAAGTGAAGCATGCGCCCGTGACCCGCCGTGTCGGCCGGGTGACGGGAGTCACGGGTTTGGTGATCGAGTCCGACGGTCCCAATGTCGGCCTCGGCGAACTTTGCCGCCTCACCTCCGATCGCGGTGACTTCAGTGTCACCGCCGAGGTGGTCGGTTTCCGCGGCGAGCGCGTCCTGCTCATGCCGTTGGGCGAGACCGCCGGCTTGCACGCCGGTTGTGAGGTGACCGCCTGCGATCGTCCGCCGTTGCCCAAGCCCGGCCCGGGTCTGCTCGGCCGCGTGGTGGATGCGCTCGGCAAACCCTTTGATGGGCTCGGCGTCATTCCCACCATGCGCGGTGACGCTTCGGCCTCCAATGTGCCGCACCCGCTGCGCCGCCAGCGCATCAAAGATCCGTTCGTCACCGGTGTCCGCGCTTTGGATACGTTCACGCCGATGGGCAAAGGCCAGCGCGTGGGTATCTTCGCTGGTTCCGGTGTGGGTAAGTCGACTCTGCTCGGCATGATTGCCCGCAACTGCGAGGCCGATGCCGTCGTGATCGCGCTCGTCGGTGAACGTGGTCGTGAAGTGCGCGAGTTCATCGAGAAGGACCTGGGCGAGGCCGGTCTGGCCCGCTCGGTTGTCGTGGTCGCCACTTCCGATACGCCGGCGCCGTTGCGCCTGCGCGCCGCCTTTACCGCCACCGCCATCGCCGAGCAGCTGCGCGACGAAGGCAAAAACGTGCTCCTGCTGATGGACTCCGTCACCCGCTTCGCCATGGCTCAGCGTGAGATCGGCCTGGCCATCGGCGAGCCGCCCGCCACCCGCGGTTACACGCCCTCGGTCTTCGCCATGTTGCCGCGCCTGCTGGAACGCAGTGGGGCAGGGGAGCGTGGCGCCATCACCGCGCTCTACACCGTGCTGGTGGAAGGCGATGATATGAATGAGCCGGTGGCCGATGCCGTGCGCGGTATCCTCGATGGTCACGTGGTGCTCTCCCGTGCCCTCGCGCACGCCAACCATTTCCCCGCCATTGATGTGCTGGAAAGCGTGAGCCGCCTCGTCGGCGACGTCTGTGCACCGGAGGATCGTGACGCTGTGTCCAAGGCGCGCGAACACCTCGCGGTTTATCGCAAGAACGAAGACCTGATCACCGTGGGCGCCTACCAAAAGGGCGCCAACCCCGGACTCGACGCGGCTGTGCGCCGCCAACCCGGCATCGTGAAGTTCCTGCGCCAGGGGATTCACGAACACACCGAACGCGACGCGTCCTTCACCCAACTCAAGGAGCTCATCTGA